From the genome of Streptomyces sp. S4.7:
CGGCGCGTTCGGCGCCCTCGGGCTGGCCGACGAGGGCGACCTGCTGCGCGTGCTGCGTGCCCGGCTGGAGCGGCTGCGGGCCGCGGAGCCCGGCGCGAAGGCACTGCTCGACCTGCTGCTGGACGCGCCCGTGCTGCGCTGCAAGGGCAACTACCTGACCTGCGTGGACGGGCTCGACGAGCTCGTCGGGGACGTCGAGTCCCAGTCCGTCTACGTCGACCTGACCAACCCCCTCGCGGAGGCCCAGCGGTGACCGAGTCCGAGCCCGAGTCCGAATCGAGTACCCCTGTGTACGACCTGGTCGGCGTCGGCATCGGTCCGTTCAACCTCTCCCTCGCCGCCCTGGCGGACGGTGCCCCGGAGCTGCGCACGCTGTTCCTCGACGCGAAGCCCGCGTTCTCCTGGCACCCCGGTCTGCTGATGGAGGGCACCACCCTCCAAGTCCCCTTCCTGGCGGACCTCGTGACGATGGTCGATCCGACGAGCCCCTGGTCCTACCTCAATTATCTGCGCCACCACGACCGGATGTTCCCCTTCTTCTTCTCGGAGCGCTTCCACATACCGCGCCGCGAGTACGACGCCTACTGCCGCTGGGTCACGGAGGGGCTGGCGTCCTGTCAGTTCGACGCCCACGTGGACCGGTTGGGGTGGGACGAGCGGCGGGAGCTGTTCGTCGTCGCCCACCGCACGGCGGACGGCGCCCTCACCCGCGTCCTCGCCCGGCAGGTCGTCCTCGGGGTGGGGACGAACCCGGTCGTGCCGGAGCCGCTGCGCCCGCTGCTCGCGGACAGCGCGCACACGGGCCGTGTCCTGCACAGCGCCGACTACCGGACGCACCGCGCACGGCTCGCCGCCTGCGACGACGTGACCGTCGTCGGCGCCGGCCAGTCGGGCGCCGAGGTCGCGCTGGACCTGCTGCGGCACCAGGACGGGGCGGGGGCGGGCGGCCCGTACGTCCGCTGGCTCGCCCGCACGAACGCGTTCGCGCCGATGGAGTACTCCAAGATCGGGCTCGAACACTTCACACCGGACTACATCCGCTACTTCCGCGCCCTCCCGGAGGACCGGCGGGAGCAGCTCGTACGGGAACAGTGGCAGCTCTACAAGGGCGTCAGCGACGAGACGCTGGGCGAGCTGCACGACGAGATGTACGAGCGGACGATCGGCGGGACGGACCCGAGGGCCGCGCTGCATCCCGGAGTCGAGATCGTCGCGACCGAAGTGGCGGGCGGCGACTACGTGTTGACGTGCCGTCACGCGCAGCAGGACGCGCTCTTCGAGATCCGGACGTCCGCGATCGTCTCGGCCACCGGGTACGCGGCCACCCGGCCCGCCTTCCTCGACGGCGAGGAGGGCGAGGGCGGCGAAGGCGGCGAGCGGGGTCTCGGCACGCTCGTGGACTGGGACGCACAGGGCAGGTACCGGATCGACGGCGAGTACCGCGTCGCGCTCGACCCCGGAGTGTCGGGCACGCTGTACGTCCAGAACGCGGAGATGCACACGCACGGCGTCGGCGCGCCCGACCTGACCCTCGGCGCCTGGCGCGCGGCGACGATCCTGAACGCCGTGGCCGGGCGGACGGTGCTGCGGGTCCCGGAGCGGGCGGCGTGGACGACGTTCGGGGTGCCGCGCCCCGGCTCCGGCACGGACCGCGCCCACCCCCACCTCCCCGCGCCCGCCTCCGCCCATTCCGCCGTCCACGAGGAGAACGTCCGATGAACCAACTCGACCGGGACGCCTGGGAGCAGGCCGGCCGACGGCTGCTGATCAAGGCCGTCGAGGAGTTCGCGTACGAGGAACTGCTCGTCCCCCTACCCGACGCCGGGACCGCCGGCCAGTACCGGCTCGACCTCGGCGACGACG
Proteins encoded in this window:
- a CDS encoding SidA/IucD/PvdA family monooxygenase is translated as MTESEPESESSTPVYDLVGVGIGPFNLSLAALADGAPELRTLFLDAKPAFSWHPGLLMEGTTLQVPFLADLVTMVDPTSPWSYLNYLRHHDRMFPFFFSERFHIPRREYDAYCRWVTEGLASCQFDAHVDRLGWDERRELFVVAHRTADGALTRVLARQVVLGVGTNPVVPEPLRPLLADSAHTGRVLHSADYRTHRARLAACDDVTVVGAGQSGAEVALDLLRHQDGAGAGGPYVRWLARTNAFAPMEYSKIGLEHFTPDYIRYFRALPEDRREQLVREQWQLYKGVSDETLGELHDEMYERTIGGTDPRAALHPGVEIVATEVAGGDYVLTCRHAQQDALFEIRTSAIVSATGYAATRPAFLDGEEGEGGEGGERGLGTLVDWDAQGRYRIDGEYRVALDPGVSGTLYVQNAEMHTHGVGAPDLTLGAWRAATILNAVAGRTVLRVPERAAWTTFGVPRPGSGTDRAHPHLPAPASAHSAVHEENVR